The Pelosinus sp. IPA-1 genome includes the window TCTTTAGTGAATGATGAAGCTCTTAAAATGTTGGGTGTGGAGGATAGTCCAGTAGGAAAAAAATTCGAAGATTTTGTGCCAAATACAAATTTGATGGCAGTGATGGAAGCTAGAGTAGCAGAATTGGATCAAGATCAGGATTTTCAGGGAACATCTGTGATTGGAAATTGCTTACCAATGATAGTAAATGGAGAAGTTGTTGGTGCTATATCAACTTTTCGTGATAAGACGGAGGTAAAAGGGTTAGCAGAGGAATTAACAGGTGTTCGCAGCTACGTGGATGCTCTTAGAGCACAAGCTCATGAGTTTATGAATCAATTGCATGTTATACTAGGATTAGTAAAGCTTAAGAGTTATCAACAATTAGCGGTTTATATTAATCAAATCACTTCTGAACATGAAGAAGAAATAAATCTTGTTGCAAAACGAATTGAAGAACCTATACTTGCAGGTTTCGTCTTAAGTAAATTAAGTTTGGCTAGAGAAAAAAAAGTTGTTATGCATTTGGCAGAGGAAAGCTATGTACCTGCTCCTTGTGATCATGGAATTGTCCATGAAATGGTGACTATAATTGGTAATTTAGTAGAAAATGCTTTTGATGCTGTACGTTGTACCGATTATAAAGAGGTAGAACTGCATATGTATTATGATGAAGGAAGTTTATATATTATTGTAAGTGATACAGGAGAAGGGATTCTACCGGAAATAAGTAATACACTCTTTACAAAAGGTGTATCTAGTAAGGATGGTAATCGAGGTTTTGGGTTACATTTGGTTGAACGTAGTGTAAAATACTTAGCGGGAGAAATTGATTTTGAATCGCGACCAGGGGAGGGGACCGTATTTACGGTAAAAATTCCTTATAAAATAAAGGGGAATCAAAATGATTAAGGTATTAGTAGTAGAAGATGATCCTATGGTAGCAGAGTTAAATCGACGTTATATTGAAAGGATCCAAGATTTTACATTCTGCGGTATCGTTAAAAATGGTGAGGAAGCCTTAGCTGTTCTAAAAGAAAAGAATATTGATTTAGTATTGTTAGATATTTTTATGCCCAATATGAACGGGCTTGAGTTATTAGCTAAGATCCGTCAGCAGAACGTTAGTGTCGATGTCATCGTAGTATCTGCTGCACGAGAAAATCAAAGTATTCAAACGGCTCTTCGAAATGGAGCAGTAGATTATTTGATTAAACCTTTTGAGTTTGAAAGATTTCAAGCTGCTTTAATCGCTTTCAAAAAAAGATTGAAAGCGATAAGAGGGGAAACTGGCTTATCTCAAAATGATTTGGATCAGCAAATTTTTGCGAAAATACCACACAAAGACATTGAATTGCCTAAGGGGTTAGACCGAAATACGATTAAGCGAGTATGGGGGCACATTTTAGATAGGCAAGAAGAGTTTACGGCAGAAGAGATGGCTCAGTATGTAGGACTTTCTCCCGTTTCAATCCGTAAATATCTTAAGTATTTTCAAAGCATGGATTTACTACATGTAGAAATAAGTTATGGATCCGTAGGCAGGCCAGTATATCGTTATCGTT containing:
- the dcuS gene encoding DcuS/MalK family sensor histidine kinase, with the protein product MCLLLTRNLKLQTKIMILVFAVVVVALLVTNWLTSRSVEIEIQKGTGRQAISIAQLVARSPIIVEGLTGEKQISELQRYAMESADATDVQFVVVLDMQGIRKAHPDPAKVGEKFVGGDEAEALAGKEYISVAKGTLGDSLRAFVPVFTANGQQVGVVVVGILLEEIKILEKDTHKALLLAILIGMLIGIIGAYLLSQNVKKTLFGLEPGAIAKRLEERNAMLESVHEGIIAVDRQGIISLVNDEALKMLGVEDSPVGKKFEDFVPNTNLMAVMEARVAELDQDQDFQGTSVIGNCLPMIVNGEVVGAISTFRDKTEVKGLAEELTGVRSYVDALRAQAHEFMNQLHVILGLVKLKSYQQLAVYINQITSEHEEEINLVAKRIEEPILAGFVLSKLSLAREKKVVMHLAEESYVPAPCDHGIVHEMVTIIGNLVENAFDAVRCTDYKEVELHMYYDEGSLYIIVSDTGEGILPEISNTLFTKGVSSKDGNRGFGLHLVERSVKYLAGEIDFESRPGEGTVFTVKIPYKIKGNQND
- a CDS encoding response regulator — protein: MIKVLVVEDDPMVAELNRRYIERIQDFTFCGIVKNGEEALAVLKEKNIDLVLLDIFMPNMNGLELLAKIRQQNVSVDVIVVSAARENQSIQTALRNGAVDYLIKPFEFERFQAALIAFKKRLKAIRGETGLSQNDLDQQIFAKIPHKDIELPKGLDRNTIKRVWGHILDRQEEFTAEEMAQYVGLSPVSIRKYLKYFQSMDLLHVEISYGSVGRPVYRYRCNREK